In a genomic window of Macrobrachium nipponense isolate FS-2020 chromosome 10, ASM1510439v2, whole genome shotgun sequence:
- the LOC135224278 gene encoding nucleolar protein 58-like, protein MKSQKDENQKDESQKDESQKDKNQKDESQKDKNQKDESQKEESQKDENQKDESQKDESQKDKNQKDESQKDKNQKDERQKDKNQKDESQKDKNQKDESQKDKNQKDESQKDENQKDESKKDENQKDESQKNENLKDESQKDENKKDESQKDENQKE, encoded by the coding sequence atgaaaagccAGAAAGATGAAAACCAGAAAGATGAAAGCCAGAAAGATGAAAGCCAGAAAGATAAAAACCAGAAAGATGAAAGCCAGAAAGATAAAAACCAGAAAGATGAAAGCCAGAAAGAGGAAAGCCAGAAAGATGAAAACCAGAAAGATGAAAGCCAGAAAGATGAAAGCCAGAAAGATAAAAACCAGAAAGATGAAAGCCAGAAAGATAAAAACCAGAAAGATGAAAGGCAGAAAGATAAAAACCAGAAAGATGAAAGCCAGAAAGATAAAAACCAGAAAGATGAAAGCCAGAAAGATAAAAACCAGAAAGATGAAAGCCAGAAAGATGAAAACCAGAaagatgaaagcaagaaagatGAAAACCAGAAAGATGAAAGCCAGAAAAATGAAAACCTGAAAGATGAAAGCCAGAAAGATGAAAACAAGAAAGATGAAAGCCAGAAAGATGAAAACCAGAAAGAATGA